In one Thermanaerovibrio velox DSM 12556 genomic region, the following are encoded:
- the glmU gene encoding bifunctional UDP-N-acetylglucosamine diphosphorylase/glucosamine-1-phosphate N-acetyltransferase GlmU produces MDPLSAGLVGGLVLAAGKGTRLKSSTPKALFPILGEPLVYYPLRAMEESGVSAMCVVVGHEGEAVASCVRDLGFEASVAFQSPMLGTAHAVMCARDWWKELKHLLVLPVDAPMLSGETLRGLIDSHLSQGNLCTLLAFEAGDPSGYGRVIRSGGAVRIVEEKDASPEEKAVRLCNGGVYVFDVEALDGVLERLDNRNAQGEYYLPDAVSLLSQMGSIGVLSVCEDELRGINDPLQYAQLSELLRLRVLTRWLSLGLKCLDLNSVWIGPRVEIGHDVWIEQGVTVIGRSRIGDSCRIGAMSWLNHVEMGSRCRVLGNVRMESSKLGDGVQVGPFAFLRDGVIMEDGSLAGRFVEIKKSRIGEGSKVPHLSYVGDASIGRDTNIGAGAITCNYDGVSKNPTIIGDNCFIGSDTMLVAPVSVGDGATTAAGSVITQDVPAGSLGVARARQRNVEGWSRRRHKKD; encoded by the coding sequence GTGGATCCTTTGAGTGCTGGCTTGGTGGGTGGCCTGGTTTTAGCAGCTGGCAAGGGGACGAGGCTTAAGAGCAGCACGCCCAAGGCTCTCTTCCCGATCCTTGGTGAGCCCCTGGTTTACTATCCCCTTAGGGCCATGGAGGAGAGCGGCGTTTCCGCCATGTGCGTGGTGGTGGGCCATGAAGGGGAGGCGGTGGCGTCCTGCGTTAGGGATTTGGGTTTCGAGGCCTCCGTTGCCTTTCAGTCTCCCATGCTTGGTACGGCCCATGCGGTCATGTGTGCCAGGGATTGGTGGAAGGAGCTTAAGCATCTCCTGGTTTTGCCTGTGGATGCCCCCATGTTGTCGGGGGAGACTTTAAGGGGCTTGATCGACAGTCATCTATCCCAGGGTAACTTGTGTACCCTCCTTGCCTTTGAGGCGGGGGACCCTTCTGGATATGGAAGGGTGATACGCTCTGGAGGGGCGGTCCGCATCGTGGAGGAGAAGGATGCCTCTCCGGAGGAGAAAGCGGTGAGGCTTTGTAACGGCGGGGTATATGTGTTCGATGTGGAGGCCCTGGATGGGGTGTTGGAGAGGCTGGATAATAGAAATGCCCAAGGGGAGTACTACCTCCCGGATGCGGTTTCGCTGTTATCTCAGATGGGATCCATCGGGGTCTTGTCCGTTTGTGAGGATGAGCTTCGGGGTATAAACGATCCCTTGCAGTACGCTCAGCTGTCTGAGCTGTTGAGGCTTAGGGTACTCACTCGTTGGTTGTCGTTGGGGCTTAAGTGTTTGGACCTCAACTCCGTGTGGATAGGCCCCCGGGTTGAGATCGGCCATGACGTCTGGATAGAGCAGGGGGTTACGGTCATAGGAAGGTCTCGCATAGGAGACTCCTGTCGTATAGGGGCCATGTCATGGCTTAACCACGTGGAGATGGGGAGCCGATGCCGGGTCTTGGGCAACGTGAGGATGGAGTCTTCAAAGCTAGGCGATGGGGTGCAGGTGGGGCCGTTTGCTTTTCTTAGGGATGGGGTTATTATGGAAGACGGTTCCCTGGCGGGCCGTTTTGTTGAGATAAAGAAGAGCCGGATTGGTGAGGGCAGCAAGGTGCCTCACCTGTCCTATGTTGGGGATGCTTCAATAGGCAGGGATACCAATATAGGGGCTGGCGCCATAACTTGCAACTACGACGGGGTATCAAAGAACCCTACGATCATAGGGGACAACTGTTTCATTGGCAGCGATACCATGTTGGTTGCGCCGGTCAGCGTGGGGGATGGGGCTACGACTGCTGCTGGTTCCGTGATAACCCAGGACGTGCCTGCTGGTTCTCTGGGGGTTGCCAGGGCAAGGCAGAGGAACGTGGAGGGATGGAGCCGGCGGAGGCATAAAAAAGATTGA
- a CDS encoding 50S ribosomal protein L25: MRERVKVQFHDREGLGKGACRKLRSKGMIPAVVYGPSYEGGKAGYVSAKEVQPVCASESWETTVIELAIGGNQEMALIKEIQRHPLSRDLVHLDFLQMVKDHKVRVQIPVHLHGKDVCAGVKQGGILEQYHYELVAEVFPEDIPERVDIDVRSLEMGKEVRISDLEFGPKVHWVLPQDTVVVAVSSPEEESEAAEGEPREVEVMAKGKAKKGGE; this comes from the coding sequence ATGAGGGAAAGGGTAAAAGTGCAGTTTCACGATAGGGAGGGGCTTGGTAAGGGGGCCTGCAGGAAGCTTCGTAGCAAGGGGATGATCCCGGCGGTCGTCTACGGTCCTTCCTATGAGGGTGGTAAGGCGGGGTACGTTAGTGCCAAAGAGGTTCAGCCGGTGTGTGCCAGTGAGAGTTGGGAGACTACGGTGATCGAGCTGGCGATCGGCGGGAACCAGGAGATGGCGCTAATAAAGGAGATCCAGCGTCATCCCCTCTCCCGGGACCTGGTGCATCTGGACTTCCTCCAGATGGTCAAGGATCACAAGGTTAGGGTGCAGATCCCGGTGCATCTCCATGGCAAAGATGTGTGTGCTGGGGTTAAGCAGGGGGGAATCCTTGAGCAGTACCACTACGAGCTGGTGGCGGAGGTGTTCCCCGAGGATATCCCGGAGCGGGTGGATATAGATGTGAGGTCCTTGGAGATGGGCAAGGAAGTTCGTATCTCGGACCTTGAGTTCGGTCCTAAGGTTCACTGGGTCTTGCCGCAGGACACGGTGGTGGTGGCGGTTTCCTCTCCAGAGGAGGAGTCCGAGGCTGCTGAGGGTGAACCCCGTGAGGTTGAAGTCATGGCCAAGGGTAAGGCCAAGAAGGGCGGAGAGTAG
- a CDS encoding DEAD/DEAH box helicase: MALPDLPLSGHDGCGMEALLLHRGRAVLRWVDQGGIMVASSSGVVLPFLSEFQNLWIAVGEEVRSDLISWLSSQGYERVPVVWAPGQWALRGGLVDVFPPGEGAVRVVFDDDRVAEIRLFDTSTQRTVGRLEGLHVPTLKGLGASDLSSLQVDFDLVVFEPKECNTQCDVSSWLWGDFRRSFPRLPEGTSWEAVLSRASSVLRATFSTSSMASHTGWVQVPVFAGRLRDAESYGRELRDRGCRTIFFGVTEGYVEWAHRAGFQTVSKPISAGAFDSRRGILYLSESDVAGPGGTRHGLMPVVPPLELLDWMSPGDLMVHEDYGVCRYQGVESLVQRGVSQDYLALEFAGGSRLLVPTYRISKLHRLESPPDHPVELDSLRKGRWKRSLEEARQKAKEAASKLLEAQARRQMQRGIAFEPLRDEMEALRSTFPHRETRDQIRCWEEICADMERPIPMDRVLVGDVGFGKTELALRAAFKAAMSGYQVLIITPTTLLAAQHHKTFSERLAAFPIRVEALYRFIPSSQQEAIRKDFAKGKVDILIGTHRVLMDDVSCKNLGLLVVDEEHRFGVMQKERWRHLSPRADVLMLSATPIPRTLQLALSGYRDISVLSTPPVDRRPVITVVSPWQDALVKGSVMREVSRGGQVFFVHNRIQSMHKTYLRLRTLFPDLRIQMAHGKMKDRELEDAMMAFMDGSVDILLCTTIIESGLDLPGANTIIVDEAHRLGLAQLYQLRGRVGRRSDQAFALFLYPEGLARGDSLKRLEAIGSMDQLGSGFHLSMVDLSMRGGGELIGASQHGHVSSLSPELYFRMLEEEMSRLKGEDTEMPQVEWEDSPTLPGWYLEDPAVRVRLYRRLFGLLDEREVDDLKEELEDRFGPIPPELEMMLLAALCRVRLKGIASSILFGRSALRVSLKSLSAFGSAKLPPDWLIRGSSIEGPPGLAGARGLVELASSLAVCDG; the protein is encoded by the coding sequence TTGGCTTTGCCGGATCTGCCGTTGAGCGGGCATGACGGGTGTGGGATGGAAGCCCTTCTCTTGCATAGGGGAAGGGCTGTGTTGCGTTGGGTTGATCAGGGCGGCATCATGGTAGCCTCCTCTTCCGGCGTGGTCTTGCCGTTCCTTTCGGAGTTTCAAAACCTTTGGATCGCCGTTGGGGAAGAGGTTCGCAGCGATTTGATATCCTGGCTGTCCTCCCAGGGCTACGAAAGGGTCCCGGTGGTTTGGGCTCCTGGACAGTGGGCCCTGCGAGGAGGGCTGGTGGATGTCTTCCCCCCCGGTGAAGGGGCGGTAAGGGTGGTCTTCGATGATGACCGGGTTGCGGAGATTCGGCTATTTGATACTTCCACTCAACGAACCGTTGGAAGGTTGGAGGGGCTTCATGTCCCAACCCTCAAGGGTCTGGGGGCTAGTGATCTCTCTTCCCTTCAAGTTGACTTTGATTTGGTGGTTTTCGAACCCAAGGAATGCAATACTCAGTGTGATGTTTCATCGTGGTTGTGGGGCGATTTTAGGCGCTCATTTCCGCGTCTTCCAGAGGGGACATCGTGGGAAGCGGTTCTTTCTAGGGCATCAAGCGTCCTTCGTGCTACCTTCTCTACCTCCTCCATGGCGTCACATACCGGTTGGGTTCAAGTGCCTGTTTTTGCCGGAAGGCTGCGGGATGCGGAGTCTTACGGGAGGGAGCTTAGGGATAGAGGTTGCAGGACCATCTTCTTTGGGGTGACCGAGGGTTACGTTGAGTGGGCTCATCGTGCGGGGTTCCAGACGGTTTCAAAGCCTATTTCGGCTGGGGCTTTTGACAGCCGAAGGGGGATCCTATACCTATCCGAGTCTGATGTGGCGGGTCCAGGTGGGACAAGGCATGGTCTCATGCCTGTGGTCCCACCTTTGGAGCTGTTGGACTGGATGTCCCCTGGGGATCTCATGGTCCATGAGGATTATGGGGTATGTCGGTATCAGGGGGTTGAGAGCCTCGTGCAGAGAGGGGTTTCTCAGGACTACTTGGCTTTGGAATTTGCCGGTGGAAGCCGTCTTTTGGTGCCCACGTACCGTATATCCAAACTGCACAGGCTTGAATCCCCGCCGGATCATCCGGTGGAGTTGGATTCTCTGCGGAAGGGCAGGTGGAAGAGGAGCTTAGAAGAAGCCCGTCAAAAGGCGAAGGAGGCGGCGTCAAAGCTGCTGGAGGCCCAGGCTAGGCGACAGATGCAGAGAGGCATAGCCTTTGAACCGCTTCGTGATGAGATGGAAGCGCTAAGGTCCACCTTTCCCCACAGGGAGACCCGTGACCAGATACGGTGTTGGGAGGAGATATGTGCCGACATGGAACGTCCTATCCCGATGGATAGGGTTCTAGTAGGAGACGTGGGCTTTGGGAAGACCGAGCTTGCCCTACGTGCGGCCTTTAAGGCTGCCATGTCCGGTTATCAGGTCTTGATAATAACCCCCACCACTCTCCTTGCCGCCCAACATCATAAGACCTTCTCTGAGCGGTTAGCTGCTTTCCCCATAAGGGTGGAGGCGCTTTATCGTTTTATCCCCAGTTCACAGCAGGAAGCGATAAGGAAGGACTTTGCCAAGGGGAAGGTGGATATACTGATAGGCACCCATAGGGTACTGATGGACGATGTGTCTTGCAAGAACCTTGGGCTTCTGGTGGTGGATGAGGAGCATCGTTTTGGGGTGATGCAGAAGGAACGGTGGAGACATCTTTCCCCTCGAGCGGACGTCCTCATGCTTTCCGCTACCCCGATACCGAGGACCTTGCAGCTTGCGTTGAGCGGTTATCGAGACATATCGGTGCTTTCAACCCCTCCGGTGGACAGGAGGCCCGTTATAACCGTGGTTTCCCCATGGCAGGATGCGTTGGTAAAGGGATCGGTTATGCGGGAGGTTAGCCGAGGTGGGCAGGTCTTCTTCGTTCATAACAGGATACAGTCAATGCACAAGACCTATCTGCGCCTTCGGACCCTTTTCCCGGATCTCAGGATTCAGATGGCCCATGGGAAGATGAAGGACCGGGAGCTTGAGGACGCGATGATGGCGTTCATGGATGGGTCGGTGGATATTTTGTTGTGCACCACGATAATAGAGAGCGGGCTTGACCTCCCTGGGGCCAACACCATAATAGTCGATGAGGCTCACCGCCTTGGATTGGCCCAGCTTTACCAGCTCAGGGGCAGGGTTGGTCGCCGAAGCGATCAGGCCTTTGCCCTTTTTCTCTACCCGGAGGGGCTTGCGAGGGGGGATTCCCTAAAGAGGCTGGAGGCCATAGGATCGATGGATCAGCTTGGATCCGGGTTTCATCTGTCCATGGTGGACCTCTCCATGAGGGGTGGTGGGGAGTTAATAGGGGCTTCTCAACATGGGCATGTCTCAAGCCTTTCTCCTGAGCTTTACTTCCGGATGCTGGAGGAGGAAATGTCCCGCCTGAAGGGTGAGGATACGGAGATGCCCCAGGTGGAGTGGGAGGATTCTCCCACGCTTCCTGGATGGTATTTGGAGGACCCTGCCGTTAGGGTAAGGTTGTACAGAAGGCTCTTCGGGCTGCTTGATGAGCGGGAAGTGGATGATCTTAAGGAGGAGCTTGAGGATAGGTTTGGCCCCATCCCGCCGGAGTTGGAGATGATGCTGCTGGCTGCATTGTGCCGGGTTCGCCTTAAGGGGATTGCTTCCTCGATATTGTTTGGGCGATCCGCGTTGAGGGTGAGCTTGAAATCCCTTAGCGCTTTCGGTTCGGCTAAGCTTCCTCCTGACTGGTTGATTCGGGGTAGTTCTATTGAAGGGCCTCCAGGGTTAGCGGGGGCCAGGGGGTTGGTGGAATTGGCATCCTCGCTTGCCGTCTGTGATGGATAG
- a CDS encoding response regulator — protein sequence MNLEGLNGLVAIVLPDELSKVKILLESMISAMGHPVLSFQDFPSMTVSIDNQGIVALVFSLEHAAPEELKSVLQVVKNLPGGNTCKILGLHDQWDKMKIRLMGRSMGCSDVLPITPTDTQLRQALGLSSSNPQPSPGQGNAQPQQTANTPETSKSVLVVDDASIIRNGLKHILLEMGLNVMEASNGNEAYNIFLSSAPDLLITDLIMPGMDGFALISRFRGNPSTSKRPIIVVSSYGDKPRLVKALKSGANDFIVKPFKPEVVKDKVRRHLSL from the coding sequence ATGAACCTGGAAGGTCTTAACGGTTTGGTAGCCATAGTTCTCCCCGATGAACTATCGAAGGTAAAGATCCTGTTGGAGTCGATGATATCCGCCATGGGGCACCCCGTGCTATCCTTTCAAGATTTTCCTTCCATGACGGTATCCATTGACAACCAAGGGATAGTTGCTCTTGTCTTCTCGTTGGAACACGCGGCTCCCGAAGAGCTGAAGAGCGTGCTTCAGGTGGTGAAGAACCTACCAGGAGGGAACACCTGCAAGATACTGGGCCTTCATGACCAGTGGGACAAGATGAAGATACGCCTGATGGGACGTTCCATGGGATGTTCAGACGTCCTGCCCATCACCCCTACGGATACCCAGCTAAGGCAGGCCCTTGGTCTATCTTCGAGTAACCCTCAACCATCCCCAGGTCAAGGGAACGCACAACCCCAGCAGACCGCGAACACCCCAGAAACCTCAAAGTCGGTCCTGGTGGTGGACGACGCCTCCATAATAAGGAACGGTCTTAAACACATCCTCCTCGAGATGGGGCTCAACGTGATGGAGGCCTCAAACGGAAATGAGGCATACAACATCTTTCTATCATCCGCACCAGATCTCCTCATAACCGACCTTATAATGCCAGGGATGGATGGCTTCGCCCTGATAAGCCGATTCAGGGGAAACCCTTCCACCTCCAAGCGCCCCATAATAGTCGTGTCCAGCTACGGAGATAAGCCCAGGCTCGTGAAGGCGTTGAAATCTGGGGCTAACGACTTCATCGTGAAACCATTCAAGCCAGAGGTGGTTAAAGACAAGGTAAGGAGACATCTTTCCCTGTAG
- the mazG gene encoding nucleoside triphosphate pyrophosphohydrolase: MEPTIGGRADQLVALMEKLRSPEGCPWDKAQTIDSLKRYIIEEAFELVEAIDSGDLEGIKEEAGDLLLQVVFISQIAREEGRFHLGDVIDSLLAKLVERHPHVFGGTEVSSAEEVSRNWEAIKSLKRRREDKDHSAMAGIPSALPGLLRALRIQERAAKVGFDWPAGDQEPVFSKIQEELGEVREAVVLGDPKMLAGEIGDLLFAVVNLSRRLGVDPEEAIRGTCDKFIRRFRAMEGRAASEGKGLGDLSLDELDALWDSAKASEEIGN, from the coding sequence TTGGAACCCACTATTGGGGGTAGGGCTGATCAGCTGGTGGCCCTTATGGAGAAGCTCAGGTCCCCTGAGGGTTGTCCCTGGGACAAGGCTCAGACCATAGATTCTTTAAAGCGGTATATAATAGAGGAGGCCTTTGAGCTGGTAGAGGCGATTGACTCAGGGGATCTGGAGGGGATAAAGGAGGAGGCAGGGGACCTGCTCCTTCAGGTGGTGTTCATCTCTCAGATAGCCAGGGAGGAAGGGCGCTTTCACCTTGGGGATGTGATTGATTCGCTTTTAGCAAAACTGGTGGAGAGGCATCCTCACGTCTTCGGGGGGACCGAGGTTTCTTCCGCTGAGGAGGTGAGCCGGAACTGGGAGGCCATAAAGTCTTTGAAGCGTAGGCGGGAGGATAAGGATCACTCCGCCATGGCGGGGATACCGAGCGCTCTGCCTGGTCTTTTAAGGGCCCTTAGGATTCAGGAGAGGGCTGCAAAGGTGGGGTTTGACTGGCCCGCTGGTGATCAGGAACCGGTTTTCTCAAAGATCCAGGAGGAACTTGGAGAGGTTAGGGAGGCCGTTGTCCTGGGGGATCCCAAGATGCTGGCGGGGGAGATAGGGGACTTGCTTTTTGCGGTGGTTAACCTTTCTCGTCGATTGGGAGTGGATCCGGAGGAGGCCATAAGGGGCACCTGCGACAAATTCATCAGGCGTTTTAGGGCCATGGAGGGCCGTGCGGCCTCGGAGGGGAAGGGACTTGGTGATCTTTCCCTTGATGAGTTGGATGCCCTTTGGGATAGTGCTAAGGCGTCTGAGGAGATTGGAAACTAA
- a CDS encoding NifU family protein, translating into MLMEEGIKKLIDQEIRPALQSHGGDIEFLGFDEASKVVRVSLTGACGTCPFAQETLRVQVEQVIKRSFPDVAAVKREG; encoded by the coding sequence ATGTTGATGGAAGAGGGAATTAAGAAGCTGATCGACCAGGAGATAAGGCCGGCCCTTCAGTCTCACGGGGGTGACATAGAGTTTCTGGGTTTCGATGAGGCCTCCAAGGTGGTTAGGGTGTCTCTTACCGGTGCTTGCGGGACGTGTCCTTTTGCGCAGGAGACGCTTAGGGTTCAGGTTGAGCAGGTTATAAAGCGTTCCTTCCCGGATGTGGCTGCGGTAAAGAGAGAAGGCTAG
- a CDS encoding PhoH family protein, with the protein MELGSGSRSLSLRVRPFPGQDQVIREIEREFDLEVLGRGDLIVLKGGDESQVRGVADLLSRLGEMDDRRLPIELHVLREAMDEIKRGGKSTLLDRWDDSPVVYQTAKGRQVRPHTSGQIDYVKALMESEVTFAIGPAGTGKTYLAAAFALSLLKGGRNKQDSFGASRGGGGGAAGFPPGGHHGEG; encoded by the coding sequence ATGGAATTGGGATCCGGGAGCAGGTCTTTAAGTCTGAGGGTCAGACCCTTTCCTGGACAGGACCAGGTTATCAGGGAGATAGAGAGGGAGTTTGACCTTGAAGTTCTAGGTCGAGGGGATCTCATAGTGTTAAAAGGCGGGGATGAATCGCAGGTCCGTGGCGTTGCGGACCTGCTGTCCCGTCTTGGGGAGATGGATGACCGGAGGCTTCCCATAGAGCTTCATGTTCTAAGGGAGGCTATGGATGAGATAAAGCGGGGTGGCAAGTCGACCCTGTTGGACCGCTGGGATGATTCCCCGGTGGTTTATCAGACCGCCAAGGGGCGGCAGGTTCGGCCTCATACTAGCGGACAGATCGATTATGTGAAGGCCCTTATGGAAAGCGAGGTCACCTTTGCGATAGGGCCTGCTGGAACGGGGAAGACCTATCTAGCTGCGGCGTTTGCCCTGTCCCTTCTTAAAGGGGGGCGAAATAAGCAGGATAGTTTTGGTGCGTCCCGTGGTGGAGGCGGGGGAGCGGCTGGGTTTCCTCCCGGGGGACATCATGGAGAAGGTTGA
- a CDS encoding Fur family transcriptional regulator: MWTVEEGIERLREAGGKITNQRIAILRAMEARTDHPSADAIFNEVKEEYPSISIATIYGTLKMMAKANLVKILSIDDKRMYFDPNVASHGHFLCESCGKLWDLEHIGGDISLTLVPHGGAMVTRFELFVYGLCRDCSTQKG, translated from the coding sequence GTGTGGACCGTAGAGGAGGGCATCGAAAGGCTACGAGAAGCTGGAGGGAAGATAACTAATCAGAGGATCGCCATACTAAGGGCCATGGAGGCCCGGACAGACCATCCCTCTGCGGACGCCATATTCAACGAAGTGAAGGAAGAGTATCCGTCCATATCCATAGCCACCATCTATGGGACCCTCAAGATGATGGCCAAGGCAAATCTGGTAAAGATCCTCTCCATAGACGATAAGCGGATGTACTTCGACCCCAACGTGGCAAGCCATGGGCACTTCCTTTGCGAAAGCTGCGGGAAGCTCTGGGACCTTGAGCACATTGGCGGCGACATCTCCCTAACACTAGTGCCCCACGGAGGGGCTATGGTAACCCGATTCGAGCTATTTGTCTATGGGCTATGCCGAGATTGCTCTACACAAAAGGGGTAA
- the pth gene encoding aminoacyl-tRNA hydrolase, translating to MRLIVGLGNPGPQYVWTRHNAGWLVVDHLARAWGAGSPKDRFKSLFWDPACVEGEACCLMKPTTYMNLSGLAVAEAARYFKVPPEMIMVIYDDVALPFGRLRMRDRGSAGGQKGMASVIASLGTCEVPRLRIGVGSPEVPGMDLAKWVLSCLSEKEIGSWPFVARCAEDAIGLWIKLGVEKAMCRVNSKDFCHLG from the coding sequence ATGAGGTTGATCGTGGGCCTGGGCAACCCAGGCCCTCAATATGTTTGGACCAGGCACAATGCGGGGTGGCTTGTGGTTGATCACCTAGCTCGGGCTTGGGGGGCAGGGTCCCCGAAGGATAGGTTTAAATCCCTGTTCTGGGACCCTGCCTGCGTTGAGGGGGAGGCGTGTTGTCTCATGAAGCCTACCACCTACATGAACCTGAGCGGCCTTGCGGTGGCGGAGGCGGCTAGGTACTTTAAGGTGCCCCCTGAGATGATAATGGTGATATACGACGATGTTGCCCTTCCTTTTGGTAGGCTCCGGATGAGGGATAGGGGGAGCGCCGGGGGCCAGAAGGGGATGGCCTCTGTGATAGCTTCCCTGGGGACCTGCGAGGTTCCTCGTTTGAGGATCGGGGTGGGTTCTCCTGAGGTCCCCGGTATGGACCTGGCCAAATGGGTGTTGTCCTGCCTGTCCGAGAAGGAGATAGGGTCTTGGCCTTTTGTGGCCCGTTGTGCAGAAGATGCCATAGGGCTTTGGATTAAATTGGGAGTTGAGAAGGCCATGTGTCGGGTAAACTCCAAGGATTTCTGCCATCTTGGATGA
- a CDS encoding PhoH family protein — protein sequence MEAGERLGFLPGDIMEKVEPYLRPLYDAFFDLLSPDKFMRLLDRKVIEIVPLAYMRGRTLNESFIILDEAQNTTPEQMKMFLTRMGIGSKAVVTGDVTQVDLPQGKDSGLLGVEAILGGISGISFVRLSASDVVRHPIVQKIVRAYEDYEARARDI from the coding sequence GTGGAGGCGGGGGAGCGGCTGGGTTTCCTCCCGGGGGACATCATGGAGAAGGTTGAGCCGTATCTAAGGCCGCTGTATGACGCTTTCTTTGACCTTCTAAGCCCCGATAAGTTTATGCGGCTGTTGGACCGCAAGGTTATAGAGATAGTCCCTCTGGCTTACATGCGCGGTCGAACCTTGAACGAGAGCTTCATTATACTGGATGAGGCTCAGAACACCACTCCAGAGCAGATGAAGATGTTCCTTACCCGTATGGGTATTGGTTCCAAGGCTGTGGTTACCGGAGATGTTACCCAGGTAGACCTTCCTCAGGGCAAGGACTCGGGGCTTTTAGGTGTTGAGGCAATACTTGGTGGCATATCTGGAATTTCTTTCGTGAGGCTCTCTGCCTCTGATGTGGTAAGGCATCCGATAGTGCAGAAGATAGTGAGGGCTTATGAGGACTACGAGGCTAGGGCAAGGGACATCTAA